The proteins below come from a single Leifsonia sp. 1010 genomic window:
- a CDS encoding DUF5979 domain-containing protein, whose product MLTRLRSLFLPARGAHARRRTLRAPASVAAGIVLALIGAVAVGAPAANADDLGSGVLNLSKTANVTEVTPGQSFLYTINYGCSSTTTGCVNAVLTDPVPAPLQIVGKPTVVGAGSATTTVDGNTITVAFADSVPNTVPASTGLAAGTTGSVQIQVTMPQNVDKSLDGTQLTNNATFTATNASTVSGSVPVTVHVPDVITASVSKTWTPGSTQYNPGETSQVALTVANTSNIPATSLTIAEPADPAAAGSTFEFYDLAGFGAVTFPAGADQVQVIALTAGGPVDGPVGATPQLPSGVQPGDVTGLRFVFSSSTGDTIDAGGAAGSVALTLVQRATGRTGGASLVTGGTRTNQVGATVSTPNGDGQAPLASAQQIVAPLTVSVSADKSFVDPQIPAGDSSVATVIAKNTSTGPLTSLTVTEPGSGTFFTNKVTFGGFTSAAAWPQGATGAIVHWFVNSGTAPADSTVDQASGLPGAPTLSGGQYLTGFQIVYTGSIAPGATASIPFTVNTTTDAGPAGSGFVTYPNAATVEGANPAGTATDTANANLDVYFPEVKLTLDKTITPSTVIPGGTSLVQLSAQTPTGTSSVRPDTIVITEPQDTASAPYWNAFDATAIAPTGVPSGSKLTIEYTTDGTTWKTLTVVDATAASKTYSTTLDSVLPNGTTHSDVRGLRFTFTDADGFGQATNVKPAITFTARGQLRDGSGPTNPGTYPTITPYQNCAVSQASGTVAGSGITSQPVADCATVGVQATQGGPGPLLAAKSWDGTKVVQAQSGATTGVTLGWGSQVSGMQSMTIQDPAVPSPIEGSVFQAFDLVRIDAITPTSTAGATLDPQIRWDKVLKVELFDGTQWNDITSAACPTANACDGVFPGYTLTAAERASTQGVRLTVIESPNRAARIQSTGDPTAPAVGSGVAAVSASAQPGGRAVHLDLAIRNAVRGGAATDWVTGTRTYNLAGSPGAVDNTVRVGAQPFSGAPVSRDANDHVTIIDPTFTTKVTKTASPQTLVIPQPDVPASAYPSTTYTTTATNTSTSNTWQLRLSDPTECVNAATSDPCVFAPYDAAANPFEQLNLTKIVVDLSQASGVQTNASSVSLLHLAADGSTTTETVTLAQAMAKTPADLSDVVAVSALLRGTNAKGSDGTGGTIAPLQKVGLTLTAQLRKTTRTGGTAPVPSTIVNNAHATLHDDVYPAVQAADEQGVTVTLQNGNLQVTTGKTFNPTSTLQANPVDPIQVNLRARSTGTLSPKVLVIEDADDSFWNAFTLKSFTLPNTPTGADRVQVDARTGQGANAQWQSGTPTAIGSAALPAGVAAADVTGLRYTYTRADGAAFSASEDKDDVRLNVSLRTTLRDGSGPVTSTVVAQPMPGETAAGTISDTVTADAAYNDVHATQANASATFTVDPGTAKLQVEKTSPGQAASGREVNWTLRFKNSGTGSLANPVVTDTLPADGSLLYVPTNVPTFSTTTGGTLPVDGAVITRTYDAATGTIRFTWPAGSQLAPGETYSITIGLQIKPGLAPAKTAVNTFGVSTDRQLTSADCTALNPGNGRAVTFVGNTCSTSNVVTTLSQGSFTASKGVKSSTGLAQNVVNPALPCTADADGYYRYPCAAVSAIGATDDWKLEMVNGGNVAAKTLTAVDVFPYPGDTGVVDSSARGSVYTPKFLGDLTFQPTGDAAGAVMTWYVTTAAKPCAADITPGSSCPAGAWVPSSQVGSTIQAADVTGVKMVFDFSGTASGTLAAGAAVKVTYTSTNVPTVAAGDHRAPVTAPVTAVRAWNSFGFYPTYVTGSQPAGPQEPIKAGVILTGGPLQITKTVTGAAAQYAPTSFQADVSCTIGGVAVGLAANATVTLSAANQYTARIDGIPTGAQCAVVEHGADGSYGEASRTVTPGSVTIAAADATAPVPDAQKISIVNDYGTTDLTVTKHVDTAATAGAFGPFGVSVVCTAPLGQSIPLAAGDAAFTLQDGGSHTISGLPARSSCVVTETDADGAAASPNHVAVSVDGAPATDGTQATVLLGTGPQTTTADITNHYAAGTLAITKIVDGDAAAGYGDGPFTIHVTCVYAGDQTLFDGDLSIVGGQTLTVPGVYPAGTECSVVETTDGGATGSTVDTPTVTIPGATDGSVPTVTVSVTNTFSAGSVTIVKQRVGDGVARYGAGPFTAQLICTWQKDGQTLTIPLPNAGLVTLDDANGYTATVTGLIQRAHCDVTETATGGATAVSIAPSSGVTVPAGAPAEVTIANTFDTGSLVIDKKRIGDGVASFGAGPFTMQVTCTYEVDGVVTPIDLGTDGTVVLSKANGYSASIDGLIAGASCAIEETDAGLATATTMDPADGTVTIAAGAAATVTVTNRFDVGHLRIAKTADRSTAAVGDTIVYTITVTNDGQIDAKDVAVTDHLPAGIQVLGANPAAAKATDGELHWVIPGIAAGDKATITLAAKLIAPQDTTNRASVETPNGPWDPSTGDERCGDGATACATVTDPAVHGLASTGSDLLGSLAWAMTALAALIAGAGLLLLRRRPRLRKR is encoded by the coding sequence TTGCTTACCCGACTCCGTTCGTTGTTCCTGCCTGCTCGCGGTGCCCACGCCCGCCGCCGTACGCTCCGCGCCCCGGCCAGCGTCGCCGCGGGCATCGTCCTCGCGCTGATCGGCGCGGTGGCCGTCGGAGCGCCAGCGGCCAACGCCGACGACCTGGGCTCCGGTGTGCTCAACCTCTCCAAGACGGCGAACGTCACGGAGGTCACCCCCGGGCAGAGCTTCCTCTACACGATCAACTACGGCTGCTCGTCCACGACGACGGGATGCGTCAACGCGGTGCTGACGGACCCCGTCCCGGCGCCGCTGCAGATCGTGGGCAAGCCGACCGTCGTCGGTGCGGGCAGCGCCACCACGACGGTCGACGGCAACACGATCACGGTCGCGTTCGCAGACAGCGTCCCGAACACCGTCCCGGCGAGCACGGGTCTCGCCGCGGGCACGACCGGGTCGGTGCAGATCCAGGTCACCATGCCGCAGAACGTGGACAAGTCCCTCGACGGCACGCAGCTGACCAACAACGCGACCTTCACCGCGACGAACGCGTCGACCGTCAGCGGCTCCGTGCCGGTGACGGTGCACGTCCCGGACGTCATCACCGCGTCCGTGTCCAAGACCTGGACGCCCGGTTCGACCCAGTACAACCCGGGCGAGACCTCGCAGGTGGCACTGACCGTGGCCAACACCTCCAACATCCCCGCCACGAGCTTGACGATCGCCGAGCCGGCAGACCCCGCCGCGGCCGGCAGCACCTTCGAGTTCTACGACCTCGCGGGCTTCGGTGCCGTGACGTTCCCCGCCGGAGCCGACCAGGTCCAGGTCATCGCGCTCACCGCGGGCGGCCCCGTCGACGGACCGGTCGGCGCCACGCCGCAGCTGCCGTCCGGCGTGCAGCCGGGTGACGTGACCGGCCTCCGCTTCGTGTTCTCGTCGAGCACCGGTGACACCATCGACGCCGGCGGCGCCGCCGGATCGGTCGCCCTCACCCTGGTGCAGCGCGCGACCGGCCGCACCGGAGGCGCGAGCCTGGTGACCGGAGGAACCCGCACCAACCAGGTCGGCGCGACCGTCAGCACCCCGAATGGAGACGGCCAGGCGCCCCTCGCGTCCGCCCAGCAGATCGTCGCCCCGCTCACCGTCTCGGTGTCGGCCGACAAGTCGTTCGTCGACCCGCAGATCCCCGCGGGCGACTCGTCCGTCGCCACGGTCATCGCCAAGAACACCTCGACCGGCCCGCTCACCAGCCTGACGGTGACCGAGCCGGGCTCCGGCACCTTCTTCACGAACAAGGTCACCTTCGGCGGCTTCACCTCCGCGGCCGCGTGGCCGCAGGGCGCGACCGGCGCCATCGTCCACTGGTTCGTCAACTCCGGGACGGCGCCCGCCGACTCGACGGTCGACCAGGCGTCCGGTCTGCCCGGCGCACCCACGCTCAGCGGCGGGCAGTACCTGACCGGCTTCCAGATCGTCTACACCGGTTCGATCGCCCCGGGCGCCACCGCCAGCATCCCCTTCACCGTCAACACGACGACGGACGCGGGACCCGCCGGCTCCGGTTTCGTCACCTACCCGAACGCCGCGACGGTCGAGGGCGCCAACCCGGCCGGAACCGCGACCGACACCGCGAACGCCAACCTCGACGTGTACTTCCCCGAGGTCAAACTGACCCTCGACAAGACCATCACGCCCAGCACCGTGATCCCGGGAGGGACGAGCCTCGTCCAGCTCTCGGCACAGACGCCGACCGGCACGAGCTCCGTCCGCCCGGACACGATCGTGATCACCGAGCCGCAGGACACCGCGAGCGCGCCCTACTGGAACGCCTTCGACGCCACCGCGATCGCTCCGACCGGTGTGCCGTCCGGCTCCAAGCTGACCATCGAATACACGACAGACGGCACGACGTGGAAGACGCTGACCGTCGTGGACGCGACCGCCGCCTCCAAGACGTACTCGACGACGCTCGACAGCGTGCTGCCGAACGGGACGACGCACTCCGACGTCCGCGGCCTGCGCTTCACCTTCACGGACGCCGACGGCTTCGGCCAGGCGACCAACGTCAAGCCGGCCATCACCTTCACCGCCCGCGGCCAGCTCCGCGACGGCAGCGGCCCCACCAACCCCGGCACCTACCCGACCATCACCCCGTACCAGAACTGCGCGGTCAGTCAGGCGTCAGGCACCGTCGCCGGCTCCGGCATCACCAGCCAGCCCGTCGCCGACTGCGCCACGGTCGGCGTGCAGGCGACGCAGGGCGGCCCCGGCCCGCTGCTCGCCGCGAAGAGCTGGGACGGCACCAAGGTCGTCCAGGCGCAGTCCGGCGCCACCACCGGCGTGACGCTCGGCTGGGGCAGCCAGGTGAGCGGGATGCAGTCGATGACCATCCAGGATCCGGCCGTGCCGAGCCCGATCGAGGGCAGCGTCTTCCAGGCGTTCGACCTGGTCCGCATCGACGCGATCACGCCCACCTCGACCGCAGGTGCGACGCTCGACCCGCAGATCCGCTGGGACAAGGTCCTTAAGGTCGAGCTGTTCGATGGGACGCAGTGGAACGACATCACCTCCGCCGCCTGCCCGACGGCCAACGCCTGTGACGGTGTGTTCCCCGGTTACACCCTCACCGCGGCGGAGCGTGCGAGCACCCAGGGCGTGCGCCTGACCGTGATCGAGAGCCCGAACCGCGCCGCGCGCATCCAGTCCACCGGCGACCCGACCGCCCCCGCGGTCGGCAGCGGCGTCGCCGCGGTGAGCGCGAGCGCCCAGCCGGGCGGCCGCGCCGTGCACCTCGACCTCGCCATCCGCAACGCCGTCCGGGGCGGCGCCGCCACCGACTGGGTGACCGGCACGCGCACGTACAACCTCGCCGGTTCGCCGGGGGCGGTCGACAACACCGTGCGGGTCGGCGCGCAGCCGTTCAGCGGCGCACCGGTCAGCCGGGACGCGAACGACCACGTCACGATCATCGACCCGACGTTCACCACCAAGGTCACGAAGACGGCCTCTCCGCAGACGCTCGTCATCCCGCAGCCCGATGTCCCGGCCTCCGCCTACCCCAGCACGACGTACACGACGACGGCGACCAACACGTCCACCAGCAACACCTGGCAGCTGCGGCTCTCCGACCCGACCGAGTGCGTGAACGCCGCCACCTCCGACCCGTGCGTGTTCGCGCCGTACGACGCCGCGGCCAACCCGTTCGAGCAGCTGAACCTGACGAAGATCGTGGTCGACCTGAGTCAGGCGTCGGGCGTCCAGACGAACGCCAGCAGCGTCTCCCTGCTCCACCTGGCCGCCGACGGCAGCACGACGACCGAGACGGTCACGCTGGCGCAGGCCATGGCGAAGACCCCGGCGGACCTCAGCGACGTCGTCGCGGTCAGCGCGCTCCTCCGCGGCACCAACGCCAAGGGAAGCGACGGCACCGGCGGCACGATCGCCCCGCTGCAGAAGGTGGGCCTGACGCTGACGGCGCAGCTGCGCAAGACGACCCGCACCGGCGGGACGGCTCCCGTGCCCAGCACCATCGTCAACAACGCGCACGCCACGCTCCACGACGACGTCTACCCGGCCGTGCAGGCCGCCGACGAGCAGGGCGTCACGGTGACGCTCCAGAACGGCAACCTCCAGGTCACGACCGGCAAGACGTTCAACCCGACCAGCACCCTGCAGGCGAACCCCGTCGACCCCATCCAGGTCAACCTGCGTGCCCGGTCGACCGGGACCCTGTCGCCCAAGGTCCTCGTCATCGAGGATGCGGATGACAGCTTCTGGAACGCCTTCACCCTGAAGTCGTTCACGCTGCCCAACACGCCGACCGGCGCCGACCGCGTCCAGGTGGATGCACGCACGGGTCAGGGCGCGAACGCCCAGTGGCAGTCGGGAACGCCGACCGCGATCGGTTCTGCGGCCCTCCCCGCCGGCGTCGCCGCCGCGGATGTGACCGGCCTGCGGTACACCTACACGCGTGCCGACGGCGCCGCCTTCTCCGCCTCGGAGGACAAGGACGATGTCCGGCTCAACGTGTCGCTCCGGACGACCCTGCGTGACGGCAGCGGTCCCGTGACCTCGACGGTCGTGGCTCAGCCCATGCCGGGTGAGACCGCTGCGGGCACGATCTCCGATACGGTCACCGCCGACGCGGCCTACAACGACGTGCACGCCACCCAGGCGAACGCCAGCGCGACCTTCACGGTCGACCCGGGCACCGCGAAGCTCCAGGTCGAGAAGACCAGCCCGGGTCAGGCGGCCTCCGGACGCGAGGTGAACTGGACCCTGCGGTTCAAGAACAGCGGAACCGGCAGCCTCGCGAACCCGGTGGTGACGGACACCCTGCCGGCCGACGGGTCGCTCCTCTACGTGCCGACCAACGTCCCGACCTTCAGCACCACCACCGGCGGAACGCTGCCCGTCGACGGCGCCGTGATCACGCGCACCTACGACGCCGCCACCGGCACCATCCGGTTCACCTGGCCGGCGGGCTCCCAGCTCGCGCCCGGCGAGACCTACAGCATCACCATCGGTCTGCAGATCAAGCCGGGACTCGCCCCGGCGAAGACGGCCGTGAACACCTTCGGCGTGTCCACCGACCGCCAGCTCACCAGCGCGGACTGCACGGCCCTCAACCCGGGCAACGGGCGAGCCGTGACCTTCGTCGGCAACACCTGCTCGACCAGCAACGTCGTGACGACGCTGTCGCAGGGATCGTTCACCGCGTCCAAGGGCGTCAAGTCGTCCACCGGACTCGCGCAGAACGTCGTCAACCCGGCCCTTCCCTGCACCGCCGACGCAGACGGCTACTACCGGTACCCGTGCGCCGCGGTCAGCGCGATCGGCGCGACCGACGACTGGAAGCTCGAGATGGTCAACGGCGGAAACGTCGCGGCCAAGACGCTGACCGCGGTCGACGTCTTCCCGTACCCCGGCGACACCGGCGTGGTCGACTCGTCGGCCCGCGGTTCCGTGTACACGCCGAAGTTCCTCGGCGACCTGACCTTCCAGCCGACCGGTGACGCCGCGGGTGCGGTGATGACCTGGTACGTGACCACCGCCGCCAAGCCGTGCGCCGCCGACATCACGCCGGGCTCCTCCTGCCCCGCCGGCGCGTGGGTTCCGTCGAGCCAGGTCGGCTCGACCATCCAGGCGGCGGATGTGACGGGTGTCAAGATGGTCTTCGACTTCAGCGGCACCGCATCCGGCACCCTCGCGGCCGGCGCCGCCGTGAAGGTCACCTACACGAGCACGAACGTGCCGACCGTCGCCGCCGGCGACCACCGCGCGCCGGTGACCGCACCGGTGACCGCCGTCCGCGCCTGGAACTCGTTCGGCTTCTACCCGACGTATGTCACGGGCTCGCAGCCGGCCGGACCCCAGGAGCCGATCAAGGCGGGCGTCATCCTCACCGGCGGTCCGCTGCAGATCACCAAGACCGTCACCGGAGCGGCGGCGCAGTACGCGCCGACCAGCTTCCAGGCGGATGTCAGCTGCACCATCGGCGGCGTCGCCGTCGGTCTCGCGGCGAATGCCACGGTGACGCTGAGCGCGGCGAACCAGTACACCGCGCGGATCGACGGCATCCCGACCGGCGCCCAGTGCGCGGTGGTGGAGCACGGCGCGGACGGCTCCTACGGCGAGGCGAGCCGGACCGTCACGCCCGGTTCCGTCACGATCGCAGCAGCCGACGCGACGGCGCCCGTGCCGGACGCCCAGAAGATCTCCATCGTCAACGACTACGGGACGACCGACCTGACCGTGACGAAGCACGTGGACACCGCGGCGACGGCCGGCGCCTTCGGGCCGTTCGGCGTGAGCGTGGTCTGCACGGCACCGCTCGGCCAGAGCATCCCGCTCGCCGCCGGGGACGCCGCGTTCACCCTCCAGGACGGCGGGTCGCACACGATCAGCGGTCTCCCGGCGCGGTCCAGCTGCGTCGTGACGGAGACGGATGCGGATGGTGCGGCGGCCTCGCCGAACCACGTCGCCGTCTCGGTCGACGGAGCGCCGGCGACCGACGGGACGCAGGCGACCGTGCTGCTCGGCACCGGACCGCAGACGACGACCGCCGACATCACCAACCACTACGCTGCCGGCACCCTCGCGATCACCAAGATCGTCGACGGCGACGCGGCGGCGGGATACGGTGACGGGCCCTTCACCATCCACGTCACCTGCGTCTACGCGGGCGACCAGACGCTGTTCGACGGCGACCTCTCCATCGTGGGCGGCCAGACCCTCACCGTGCCGGGCGTCTACCCGGCGGGCACCGAGTGCTCGGTGGTGGAGACGACCGACGGCGGCGCGACCGGAAGCACTGTGGACACCCCGACCGTCACCATCCCGGGTGCGACCGACGGCTCCGTGCCGACGGTCACCGTGAGCGTGACCAACACGTTCTCCGCGGGCAGCGTGACGATCGTCAAGCAGCGCGTCGGCGACGGCGTGGCCCGCTACGGTGCCGGTCCGTTCACGGCGCAGCTCATCTGCACCTGGCAGAAGGACGGCCAGACGCTCACCATCCCGCTGCCCAACGCCGGACTCGTCACCCTCGACGACGCGAACGGCTACACGGCCACGGTGACCGGCCTCATCCAGCGCGCGCACTGCGACGTGACCGAGACCGCGACCGGTGGGGCGACCGCCGTGTCCATCGCACCGAGCAGCGGCGTCACCGTCCCGGCGGGGGCACCGGCCGAGGTGACGATCGCGAACACGTTCGACACCGGCTCCCTCGTCATCGACAAGAAGCGGATCGGCGACGGCGTGGCCTCGTTCGGCGCCGGCCCGTTCACCATGCAGGTCACCTGCACCTACGAGGTGGACGGGGTGGTCACCCCGATCGACCTCGGCACCGACGGCACGGTGGTCCTGTCGAAGGCGAACGGCTACTCCGCATCGATCGATGGCCTGATCGCGGGCGCATCCTGCGCCATCGAGGAGACCGACGCCGGGCTTGCGACCGCCACCACGATGGACCCGGCCGACGGCACGGTGACGATCGCGGCAGGCGCCGCGGCGACGGTCACCGTGACCAACCGCTTCGACGTCGGACACCTGCGGATCGCGAAGACCGCCGACCGGTCGACGGCGGCAGTCGGCGACACGATCGTCTACACGATCACCGTCACCAACGACGGACAGATCGACGCGAAGGATGTGGCCGTCACCGACCACCTGCCCGCCGGAATCCAGGTGCTCGGCGCCAATCCCGCGGCCGCGAAGGCGACCGACGGCGAGCTGCACTGGGTGATCCCGGGCATCGCCGCAGGCGACAAGGCGACCATCACACTGGCCGCGAAGCTCATCGCGCCGCAGGACACCACCAACCGCGCCAGCGTCGAGACGCCGAACGGCCCGTGGGATCCGTCCACCGGCGACGAGCGGTGCGGCGACGGTGCGACGGCGTGCGCCACGGTGACCGACCCGGCCGTGCACGGGCTGGCGAGCACCGGAAGCGACCTGCTCGGTTCGCTGGCCTGGGCGATGACCGCGCTGGCCGCGCTCATCGCCGGAGCCGGACTGCTCCTGCTGCGTCGCCGGCCAAGGCTCCGGAAGCGATGA
- a CDS encoding energy-coupling factor transporter transmembrane component T — protein sequence MTATATAPHLAERPPGFLARLNPLAKVAAVVPAWIGLLVTRDALVPLVLLIAAVVLLLAGARLSPRAFVLLLVGIPAGVLVTAIGFGLWAEPTTTADPTVLSAAGSYQFTTGALLVGLTTALRIAAILALALVGGLTTSGPDLARALTAQLRVPYRFAYTAVAAYRFVPLFASELAAIRRAMRVRGVAPGRGPIAAARRASAMVVPLLASSIRHADRVALTMESRAFGAHPRRTERTPPQWRLRDTVFVAVLWVVTAAVLVLR from the coding sequence ATGACCGCGACCGCCACCGCACCGCATCTCGCGGAGCGCCCACCCGGGTTCCTCGCGCGCCTGAACCCGCTCGCGAAGGTCGCCGCGGTCGTCCCCGCGTGGATCGGGCTGCTCGTCACCCGGGATGCGCTCGTGCCGCTCGTGCTCCTCATCGCGGCTGTCGTCCTCCTCCTGGCCGGCGCCCGCCTCTCGCCGCGCGCATTCGTACTGCTCCTCGTCGGGATCCCGGCCGGCGTCCTCGTGACGGCGATCGGCTTCGGCCTGTGGGCGGAACCGACCACAACCGCCGACCCGACCGTCCTGTCCGCGGCGGGTTCGTACCAGTTCACGACCGGCGCGCTGCTCGTCGGTCTGACGACTGCGCTGCGAATCGCCGCGATCCTCGCGCTGGCGCTCGTCGGCGGCCTCACGACGAGCGGACCCGACCTCGCCCGCGCCCTCACCGCGCAGCTGCGCGTTCCGTACCGGTTCGCGTACACCGCCGTCGCGGCCTACCGGTTCGTACCGCTCTTCGCCTCCGAGCTCGCCGCGATCCGTCGCGCGATGCGGGTGCGCGGCGTAGCCCCCGGCCGCGGGCCCATCGCCGCCGCGCGCCGCGCCTCCGCGATGGTGGTGCCGCTCCTCGCCTCCAGCATCCGTCACGCCGACCGGGTCGCGCTCACCATGGAGTCCCGCGCGTTCGGCGCCCACCCGCGCCGCACCGAACGCACCCCACCGCAGTGGCGGCTGCGGGACACGGTGTTCGTCGCCGTCCTGTGGGTGGTCACCGCGGCTGTGCTCGTCCTGCGCTGA
- a CDS encoding ABC transporter ATP-binding protein has protein sequence MGDRRSVDAVPSASDAPASTPASIPAAGAHGVRVRHDGAAGWTPDGIDVTVAPGEVLLVLGPSGCGKSTFALTLNGLVPHAVPADLEGTVRVGGVLTRDATVAELSEHTGMVFQDPDAQLVARTVLDEVRFGPENRLVPVPEVEARAESALRSVGLWERRDDDPDTLSGGGRQRLAIACALALDAPLLVLDEPTSNLDPVGAEEVYRLLRRLTGTGSTRSVVLIEHDLDLALPIADTVLVLDAAGRPFAYGPARELIRDRAEELNQLGVWLPTATTAALRLRAAGIPLDPLPLTPSDLTQALSHPPSSTQTLHAPEPDRVQSVRTRRWAETTEGEEREREEHAAAAVRVDGLTVQRGRRTVLEDVSLRVGRGEFLAVVGPNGAGKTTLVQAIAGVARAPRSVIDVLGLDPARASVRALRETVGFVFQNPEHQFVTHSVEDELAFGLRQRRLPAAEIAERVDAMLAVLGLADYRSAHPFLLSGGQKRRLSVGTALIEGAPVLVLDEPTFGQDRARATELLDLLAELNRGGTTVIAVTHDLGLIAEYASHVAIVAGGRLPAVGETARILGDPALLESHGLRQPALARALADPSVPEPLRGLTRLADLPGAR, from the coding sequence GTGGGCGATCGGAGGTCCGTGGACGCCGTTCCGTCCGCATCCGACGCCCCCGCATCCACCCCCGCATCCATCCCCGCCGCCGGGGCGCACGGCGTGCGTGTGCGACACGACGGAGCCGCCGGCTGGACCCCCGACGGCATCGACGTCACCGTCGCACCGGGTGAGGTGCTGCTCGTCCTCGGACCGAGTGGATGCGGCAAGTCCACGTTCGCGCTGACCTTGAACGGGCTGGTGCCGCACGCCGTCCCCGCCGACCTCGAGGGGACGGTCCGGGTCGGCGGTGTGCTGACGCGGGATGCGACGGTCGCCGAGCTGAGCGAGCACACCGGCATGGTGTTCCAGGATCCGGATGCGCAGCTCGTCGCGCGCACGGTCCTCGACGAGGTGCGCTTCGGGCCGGAGAACCGTCTGGTCCCGGTCCCCGAGGTCGAAGCCCGGGCCGAGTCGGCGCTCCGGTCCGTCGGCCTGTGGGAGCGCCGGGACGACGACCCCGACACGCTCTCCGGCGGGGGACGTCAGCGGCTGGCGATCGCGTGCGCGTTGGCGCTCGACGCCCCGCTGCTCGTCCTGGACGAGCCGACCTCCAATCTCGACCCCGTCGGCGCCGAGGAGGTCTACCGGCTTCTCCGGCGACTGACGGGCACGGGATCGACGCGGTCGGTGGTGCTGATCGAGCACGACCTGGACCTGGCGCTTCCGATCGCCGACACCGTCCTGGTGCTCGACGCGGCGGGCCGTCCGTTCGCGTACGGTCCGGCGCGCGAGCTGATCCGCGATCGCGCCGAGGAGCTGAACCAGCTCGGCGTCTGGCTGCCCACGGCGACAACCGCGGCTCTGCGTCTGCGCGCCGCCGGCATCCCCCTCGATCCCCTGCCCCTCACTCCCTCCGACCTCACCCAAGCCCTCTCCCACCCACCGTCGAGTACGCAAACTTTGCACGCTCCGGAGCCTGATCGTGTGCAAAGTGTGCGTACTCGACGGTGGGCGGAGACCACCGAGGGCGAGGAGCGCGAGCGGGAGGAGCACGCGGCGGCGGCGGTTCGCGTCGACGGGCTCACGGTGCAGCGCGGGCGGCGGACCGTGCTGGAGGATGTGTCGCTGCGCGTCGGGCGCGGGGAGTTCCTCGCGGTCGTCGGGCCGAACGGCGCCGGCAAGACCACGCTCGTGCAGGCGATCGCCGGAGTCGCGCGCGCCCCCCGCTCGGTCATCGACGTGCTCGGGCTCGACCCGGCGCGGGCATCCGTCCGTGCGCTGCGCGAGACCGTCGGGTTCGTCTTCCAGAACCCCGAGCACCAGTTCGTCACGCACAGCGTCGAGGACGAGCTGGCGTTCGGGCTGCGGCAGCGACGCCTGCCCGCGGCCGAGATCGCGGAGCGCGTGGATGCGATGCTCGCCGTCCTGGGACTCGCCGACTACCGCTCCGCGCATCCCTTCCTCCTCTCCGGCGGGCAGAAGCGTCGACTCTCGGTGGGCACGGCGCTCATCGAGGGAGCGCCGGTGCTGGTGCTCGACGAGCCGACGTTCGGCCAGGACCGCGCCCGCGCGACCGAGCTGCTCGACCTCCTCGCCGAGCTCAACCGCGGCGGCACCACCGTGATCGCCGTGACGCACGACCTCGGGCTGATCGCCGAGTACGCCTCCCACGTGGCGATCGTCGCGGGCGGCCGGCTGCCCGCCGTGGGCGAGACGGCCCGCATCCTCGGCGACCCTGCGCTGCTCGAGTCGCACGGACTCCGCCAGCCCGCCCTGGCGCGCGCCCTCGCGGACCCCTCGGTGCCCGAGCCACTGCGCGGCCTCACCCGGCTCGCCGACCTCCCTGGCGCCCGATGA
- a CDS encoding NADP-dependent oxidoreductase: MAKKPGETVVFEYDGNGDVDVLEKRSRPLPNPSADEVLVEVIATGINHIEAFIRAGREEAWADEPFPRGSGSDFAGIVVTGDAGGRFRKGAPVIGHVRAGAHAEHVVVPVGALVPKPPHVPWEVAGGLYLAGVTALDTLDDLRIGPDDTVVVSAAAGGVGSIEAQLAKHRGARVIGTCGDRNFDYLRQLGIRPVRYGEAIEERIRAEAPGGVTALIDNFGQDGRALAESLGVPPSRYRSSEDRRDTELRLLQDDPETMAHGTAQLGRLAQLAEERAFTLLISGFYPLSDVKYAFDDLQNLHSRGKIVLGTHPVTTYWTLKTRDVQEARA, encoded by the coding sequence ATGGCGAAGAAGCCCGGGGAGACGGTGGTCTTCGAGTACGACGGCAATGGGGATGTGGACGTCCTCGAGAAGCGGAGCCGGCCCCTGCCGAATCCGAGTGCGGACGAGGTGCTCGTCGAGGTGATCGCGACGGGGATCAACCACATCGAGGCGTTCATCCGCGCCGGCCGTGAGGAGGCGTGGGCGGACGAGCCGTTCCCGCGCGGCTCGGGAAGCGACTTCGCGGGGATCGTCGTGACCGGGGACGCCGGCGGGCGCTTCCGGAAGGGGGCACCGGTCATCGGGCACGTCCGGGCAGGCGCTCACGCGGAGCACGTCGTGGTCCCGGTGGGTGCGCTGGTGCCGAAACCGCCGCACGTGCCGTGGGAGGTCGCCGGCGGCCTCTACCTCGCCGGCGTGACCGCCCTGGACACCCTCGACGACCTCCGCATCGGACCCGACGACACCGTCGTGGTGTCCGCAGCGGCGGGTGGCGTCGGCAGCATCGAGGCGCAGCTGGCGAAGCATCGCGGCGCCCGGGTCATCGGCACCTGCGGTGACCGCAACTTCGACTACCTGCGCCAGCTCGGCATCCGGCCGGTGCGATACGGCGAGGCGATCGAAGAGCGCATCCGCGCCGAGGCGCCCGGCGGAGTCACGGCCCTGATCGACAACTTCGGGCAGGACGGCCGCGCCCTCGCAGAGTCGCTCGGCGTCCCGCCGTCGCGGTACCGGTCGAGCGAGGACCGCCGCGACACCGAGCTGCGGCTGCTGCAGGACGACCCGGAGACGATGGCGCACGGCACCGCACAGCTCGGCCGGCTGGCGCAGCTGGCCGAGGAACGTGCGTTCACGCTGCTGATCTCGGGGTTCTATCCGCTCTCCGACGTCAAGTACGCCTTCGACGACCTGCAGAACCTGCACTCGCGCGGCAAGATCGTGCTGGGGACGCATCCCGTCACCACGTACTGGACCCTGAAGACCCGCGACGTGCAGGAGGCGCGGGCGTAG